In the Rhododendron vialii isolate Sample 1 chromosome 2a, ASM3025357v1 genome, cttaattttcatttaagtACGATCGATGTACTCATCGAGTGTCACATCATTGAGTGTCacaaaatgaataattcaaTCATAATGATGATGTTGCCCTGTAAAGTCTATCAAGCTGCACAACACCACCGTAGTGCGGTGGCTGACGAAGGCAATCCTTGAGCCTCttcaattgacttatttttataaGAGATAAACACATCGAAACTTACAAATAAACGCCGCCGGCTAGGTATGAAATTGAGGTTAAACCGGTAGATAAAGATCTTGGTTGTACTTGGTTCACTAAAACAAAATGTTCATTTCGCCATTCGGGTCAAAATCATTTTATCTATCTATACTACTCTTTTAAATGTACAAAGTTGTTTTCTACGCTTACTTTCCCACAAATAGCCCTGGCAATTGCAACTAATGACTGCCCCACCCCACACCTCTTCCCAACCGAACCGATGCAACACTCCAACGAAATCATGATATAAACCAACAACGGTCTCCCAAACCAACTTTACCGCTTTCCTCCGTTTGCCCATACTCCCCAACCGCTTGCCTCCACTGCCGACTGACGTCCAAGCCTTCAACGCCTCCCTCCGTCTGCCCATATTCCTCAACCGCTTGACTCCACTGCCGACGACCAAGCCTCCAACTCCAACAACATACCGGACTGAACTCAAGACCATTCCAACAGAAGTCCAACACAGGTAACCCATGCATTCAACTTTCCCCCTACCTTTGATTGCAAACACTCTCTCCTTCTCCCCCTTTCAAAGACATCATCCACCAATGTCGACAAATTTGTAGAAAAAAATTCCACATGCAAACTGTTTGACAAAATGCACCTTTGAGTTCTTTGTAAGGCATGTAATCCACTTTCCCCCTGCCTTTGATTGCACCAACGTCAACAACTCTATACACCATAATTACGCACACCAACTGTTTGCTTGAATATGCCTAGAAAGGCAATTGTTCTCATCTGTCTTGTTGAATTTGTTGTTGTTCtattttgtgaatttttgaaattaaaagtaGCCATAAGAGATTTCCCTTTACCTTTATACAAAATTTAAAACTAGcaagcttttaaaaaaaaacccctttttTTTGCCCACAATCATCAGCAAGGTTTTTAACAAAAAACCTCTCTCTGTTTTGCATCAACCATATATCAATTAAATTCCTATTTTCCCTTTCTGCGACAAAATTTTGTTGCCGCGTATAAGGCACCGTAACTTGAACACACACATGACATGAATACCAACGCTATAAAATCAATCAGAAATGGAAGAAATAGTTGAAAACAAAGCGGGTCTTtagaaaacaacaaatcccCTAAAAATAAAGTACTCTACATCATGTGTTTAAGCCACCACCGATTGAATTGCTATAACATTCGGCTGATTATATATCGCAAACTTCAAACTCAGAAGTCAACAAAATTACGTCAacgtttccaaaaaaaaaaaaagctggtTTCGAACTTAAAACCTTTCCAAAATTCCTCGAACCATTGCGAAGACATGACCGACTATGAGTTTATGCTAAGGAGATGCTTCGTATCAGTTATTCAATTccaatttatttttgaaaaaacaacaTATGATCTCGTGTCATTTAGTATTGGTTTTCACATCAGATCCTAAACAAATGCCATCCACTTCAAGTGTTAATCATGAACTACCTCTTTATTCCCTTTCCCTACAAAATTACACGTACTTCATACATTATGACATGACGTTTGATTTTTCCCATTCTTGTTCTTTGTTATTGAAGAAAATGGACGAGACACAAGGTTTGGATTGCCTTCATCAAGATGAAATCTGCCGGTGCCGCTGTCGTTAAAGGAAGAGATATGCTAGGTTTACACCTACACAAAGAGCAGAATATATTCAGAAGTCAATGGAAAATAGGAAGAGGAAACGCAATGCACATTATACTCCTCCAAGCACAAATCATTGTTGTGAATTCTCAGATGGgaaaacacaaaatccatcgCCGAATTCCCCTATGGAGGACAACCTAATGGAGTCAGAAACAAATGGTTAGTCCTTTAACACAAGTTATTTGATTTAAACCTTAATAGTATATACTTTCCCCAGAGGCCTTACCCTTTATTTGTGAATATGCAATTAATAGGACAATAACTACAGGAAGTCCATCTTTCCCAACCACATGAATTGTGGACCATGGCAAATTGCCGATTTTGTTAGGGTAAAAGGTTCCAATACGAGCCTCCAACTTTTTGCTGCTACAACGGAGAAGTAGTTCTGACAAGCCCATCTGTCCCATCGAGTCTACGTAATTTGTTCACTTCTCAAACTGTTGAAGCTTTGGAATTTCGCAAACACATCCGTGCCTATAATAGCATTTTTGGTTTCACATCCATTGGCATCACATTAGACAAAGGACTTGCTAATTCAACAGGAGGAGTTTACACATTTCATGCACAAGGGCAAATTTACCATGAATTGCCATATTTGATTCCATCAGCTACTTCTCCTTGTTACTTCCAACTATACTTCTACGATACTGATAATGAACTCCAAAATAGGTTAGACATTATGGAAAACAAGGaggtcaaaaagaaaaaactaccaCTTAGCCCACACCTTGTAATGTTTGAAAGGTATGAGCAATTAAAAATTGGCACGCATACCCATCAATGAACAAGAAATTTGGGTGGGAGGAAGTATTTCATTTGCCAGAAACCGATGGGATATGATTTGGCGGGGTTTCTTAATCTTAGAGGATGTACCCATCGAGAAGCCACCGTACGTAATCTTCAATATCATCTCGAAATTTACATTTGGGATCCTAAATCGAATCATATATAGTAGTTTAATGAttttaaatcaattcaaaaTATGCCTTATTGATTTAAATTcgaaaaaagttaaaaacaggCATTTTTCCAATTAAATGCAATTACGTTGTCCAGCTAATTAATCCCCATTCCGGGAATTACAATTTACAATGTTACACCTCAGTACtatacctatatataaaggCCACTGGGTTTAAGAAAGATATAAACACCATCTAATAAACCTATCTTACAGGCCATATCCCTAAATTACCCTTCTGAAATGACAAGAACCAAAGTGAACCTTGAATACATAGCAAAAGATGCTGAAAGGAAATCCACcttcaaaagaagaaagaaaggctTGATGAAGAAGGCGGAGGAGCTTAGCATCCTGTGCGAAGTCGATGCTTGCGCAATCATTTTCTGCCCTTATGATCTTGAGCCAGACGTTTGGCCGTCACAATTGGAAGCTCAACCCATCATCGCGAAGCTCAGGAACATGTCCCTGTTCGGGCAAAACAGAAGAATGATAGATCAAAAAGATTTCATAAGCCAACAGCTCACAAGGGTAAATGAGCTAGTGGCTAAACAACATAGGGAAGTTCGGCACAAGGAGATGACCAATATCATGTTTGAGTGCTTGAACGGCAAAGGGTTTGAGTATTTGAACATGTCTGACCTGAACGATTTAAATTCTCTGTTGAGCCAAAACATAAGGGCTATTGAAAGGAGAATATAATTTCTTGAATAAAAGCATAATGGTGGTGAGTAAAATGGGAAGCGGCGGCAGTGAGGCGCAAGCGCTGGGAGTCTTAGTTTCATTTATTTCAATTTTAGTATCACACATGTTTAATGTTGTTGGTTcttgattttgtcatttttcgaCTATAATAATGAGTTTTATGTTTTTCTTCCTTACTGCCATTTCACATGAATGACATTCGAATGTTTAGCACACGACACAAACCGCTTTCTAGTTTTTGactgttttttctctttcttataaCAAACGTAGATGCATCAATTGTGTAGCTACCTCTAGTTAGATGATTTTCATTTTTACGTGATCTACAAATTAAATAAGCGGCTCGAGTTAATGAAACGAGGACGTTGATATGCCCAATTTTGAAACATAGAaggataataattagagaaaaataTTGAAAGGAGAGAATCCCCagtgcaaaaataaatagaactAGAGAGAGTAAAACATGACAATAAAGACCACACAAGACACATATACAAGACATGGACATCCTATTAACTATCACTCATACAGAAGATTAACTCACCCTGGACATCCTAATAATAAATATCAGTCATctgtatttataaaaaaaaaaattgaagaagctTCTCGTTCATAATTTCCTCCCAATTCCTCCTACATGAAAAGGAGAGATGAGGCTCTCGACATAGGTGCCCCCATATCTAAATTTAGTCGGAATGCCGCAAATCACTATGTCCCTCTCTGTGAATTTTTGTGGATTGTACACAACCAAGTGCTTCTCTCCATAGGTATCAAACAACAAGAATTCGTCTTTCGCTAACATACCCACCACATCAAATACGGACAATCCAGAACACATAGTGAATTTGGTCCAAGACTCTCTTACCCCGTACTCCTTCATCATGCAAACCTTATTTCCCCGCTCGCTAACCAAACAAAGAGAACCTCCAAGAACCACCACGTCATAATAGTCATAATCCCCACTCTCGCATCTACCTAACGGAGTAGGCATCGGCACTTCCTTGAAAATCTCACCCGATAAATCGAAAGCAGTAATAATAAAATTGGAACCATTCCCATTCCAACTAAGGTAATGGAGGCATCCATTCAAGAAAACCCCACCAGAGTTTCCCACAATATACCGATGGAAatcttctcttctcctccaaGCATTCGTTTTTAGTGAATAGACAGCCAAGGTCGTAATGCTACACCCATTTTCATAAAAGGATGAGAGCGTCAGAACTACCTTGTAATCATCTGTCGATGAGTCGTAACCCAGTCCATACACATTCGGCACACCATACGAATTCGAATTTTGGACAAATGGACATACAAGCAGTTTCTTACATTCTCTAGTGGATGGATTCAACAAGAATATGGATTTGTCACTACGGGAAACTAGAAGCAAACCATCGCAAGAACTCAAAACCTTGACCCACTTCTCGGTGTCGTGTTGTTCCACTGAAGGAAACTCAAGTTTTGTGGAGGTCGGATTTACGTCGTTGTAATCCACCGAGTTGAGATTGCCAAAGCGCGAAAGGataacaattttttgttcagGATAATTAGAGTTTTTGGTCTTGGTTTGATTGAGGTGGGTTTTGACGAAATGGGGGTCGGAGATAAGGGATTTCCACAAGGGAGAAACGCACTTGAAGCGGTAAAGAGATTTGACGGGTAGTCGAGAGAGTATATTGTATGTGATGAGATCCTGGGGAATGGTTCTGTCGTTTGACATGGCCACCGTCGATGGGGTTTCAAATCGATGGGAGAGGAGCTGTTTGGGTGGTGGTAAGTGGTAGAGCTTGGTGGTGGAgatgcttttataagcatagtAATAAGTCGTTGATGGGAGATGGTTacgatcaaaacccaaaataaaaaaagactgGAGAGGGTCAAGTCAACTTGACCAGCTACAGTGAGAGGTGCTGTTGGAAAATTATTTCATggagattaaattattttacATCGCCGGttaagtatttgtttttttcaaatcaattacgtTGCGCTACGTCGCCACGTTCTGCTTATTGGGATCACTGTTTTGATGACATgggcaatgtaattgatttgaaaaaaattaaagtttataCCGGGACcggtatatataatttattctctcatTTCATGTTCCTCAAGCAATGCGGTGGCGACGGAAACTTAAATATTAAACCACTAGTAATTTAATTTCAGAATGTCGTGATTAAGTGTGCAGACCACGTAAAATGCGTGGTGATCAAAACTCTCACGTTGACCATGTCTCATGATTATTTAATAATCACATTCgccaaacaaaaaaggaataaagAGAAGTCTACACTAAAGACAAATACTAATTAATATGCTTGTGTTTACACTCATTTATGaccaaattctaaaaaagaattttttaatgaattagtggccccaaaataacattttgagcattggttgtattaggcctcgATTGATTTAGACTTTTGGTCGAATATGTAGTGGGCCTATTCTTAGGCTTGTTCGACCCAATTGAGTTAAAGCTCAGATTAAGTTCAGGCCTTGGCCCAACTAATCAATGTTCAGACTAGTTTTTCTGGCCTATTTAGCCCAATCAGGCCTGAAAATAGAGAAGTTAAAAAGGCTATAAGTTGCTTAGTCATACTTGAGAAGCAAGCTGCTCAAAAGCCTAAAAGATTCTCTCTAACAAGCAACTTAAGGCCTGCAACCATTTTCCTTCAGCATAAAGCAAGGCCACATGGCATTCATGCAACCCATGTAGCCCAAGCAGCTCAGTTAGGCCAAGAACATGTGGCATGCATGCAAGTTGCCAacacaagcagctcaaccagGTCTGCTGTATGAAAGCTTAAAGAGAGCAAGTGGTAGGGCACAAGTCCCATGAAATCTCCCTATTCCATATATAAATGTGTATATGTACGGAAATACTTAAAATAGCAAGTGGGGAAAGAATCTAGAATGGCCAAAAGGCACATAAAGGTCACGTTTTTGGCCTTGGTGGACCCAAATATCCCTTTTTACAAGCATCTCATGCACACaaactgctcacaagcagctctaGGGGCCTAGGGATGCTGTGTTGCtgcaaattctttttgctttaACTAGTTTTTAGGCAAAAATGAAGTTTTTCAAACCTGCAGCTGTTTTTTTGGAGTGGAGAGCAATGCTTGGACAGGTGGCAGCTTCCCATTGGAGCATTCGAAAGCAGTTCAAGGCCTGGAACCTTTGGCTATAAATATCAgaattgaaggccttggcaaaggtccccGACTATACAAGCCCAACGCTTATGTAAATTATCTTTACTTTCCCGCAAAGTATTTTATCTTTCAGTCCAATCTAGCacagcctagattttatttcctttcatttccttATACCTAAACTTCGTTAAACCGTTAATGAAATTCATTTATCTTATCgttcagtcattttttttttcttttcatttttcacacGGTTGAAAAATTCTAAGTCCTTATTCCGACAAGATAAACTACGAACCACATACAGCCTCACCCCTTAGGTCGTACGTAATCGTTCTATTAGAAGTTAGATCTGAGGCATTcaggccttgatacgaatttggaCTGCAATTCAGTCCTGGCACGCCTGCAACTCTAGCCAATTTGGTTTTGTACATTTTTGTGGTAAACAGCTtggtattagttttattttctgcgAATCTGATCTCGCTCAGGGCCGGCCTTGGGCTAAAGCCCAAGGTGCCATGGCTTTAGGCTTCCAAAAAATACCAATTTTTAGGGCCTCAAAATGTCTCCTAGTCTTATATAATActatacccaaaaaaatggcCCATTCCAAGTTAAAAAAGCCCACATGGATACAATGAGAACTGGGCCCAAACAAAAACTCGGTGGCAGTTTTGTAAAAAAGAGAACTAAATGGTCCATTTTCAaagaagcaaaaccaaaagcTCTGAcctttttttctgaaaatgaaTTGAAGCCAGAGAGGGCCTCTGAGCTCTGAAATCGAAAGAAGACCaagggttttcttttttccctaaaTTAATCAGCTCACATCACCATGGCACCGTCGGCACGTCGTCACCAATCCACACCCACCAGTGAAGAACGAACTAGGGTCCTCTTGGATTATGAGTTCTTTGGTTTGAATGTTTGATCCCACATTCCAACTGCAGATTTCTATTTTCCACTTGTAACTTGTAagcctctctttctttttaagCTTCCGAGGTATATTACAAATTCGGTAACTTTTTTGGACTATTGATACTTAGATAATGCTTTTGAATTACTGAAATGATCAGTTATTTGAGATTTTTTCTTATTGCTCAGTGctattttgttttggaaaatgtgatttgtttattttgtgtttgtctTCAAAATTCGTAAAAGGCCTCATTTTTCATTATGGCTTTAGGCTTTCGAAaactcagggccggccctgatcTCGCTAGGCGTCTTTGAAATATGGCTACACTTACTGTGCTCTGATTGCATCCCATATTTAATGGTTTGTTTGGTCTGTTGAGGCCTATTTGCTTCCATGGGTTCTTTTCTGTTGTGAAAGCCTTATAGTTGAATACAATTCTCatatttgccaaaaaaaaaaaaaaaaccatttattCGTTACAAATTAaaggaaaaatagtaaaatacgtGAAGAAGCTTCTCTTTCATTGCCTCCCAATCCCTCCTCGATGATGAGGTGAGAGGAGGCTCTCAACATAGATGACCCCAAATGTAAATCTAGTCGAAATGCCACAAATCACCACGTCCCTCATTGTTTCGTTTTTTTGAATTGTACACGACCAATTTCTCTCTATGAACTCTACTTCGTATCACTCCGTTGCCTAGCTTTCAACAAATAGTCGTTTTCCCCCAACAAACACAACAATTCAACTGTAGACATTCCAGGCATATCGATTGTAAGTTTGGTCCAAGATTCTCTCATCCCGTATTACTCCATCATGCAAGCTTCAACATGGCCGTGACGGTGactaaaaaccaaacaaagacgATCCCCGAGAACCTCCAACGTATAGTACGTGTCATTCTCGGTATCATCCAACCAAGCAGACAACGGCACTTCCCTTAAAACCTCGTCGGAGAAATCGAAAGCAACAAATGTGAAGGAATGATCAGAATCACCCCTCCAACAACGGCAATGGAGACACCCATTCTAGAAAAGCCCACGAGAGCCTTCCACCAGGACATAACGGGAATCTTCAATTCTCCTCCAAGCTTTGGTTTTCAGAGAATAGACAAGGGGAGTGATTTtaccactcttttttttgttaatgtcattttcttttgtgtctttattagatgatttattttgtgagaaagagagagtgacattaacaaaaaaaagagtgacaaaattaattcCCAATAGACAACAACGATCGTATTTTCATCGCGAGAAGATTTAGGTAAAATGTAATAGGAAGAGAGCATCACAACCTTGTAATCATTTGTAAAGGGATCGTAACCAACACCGCACACAGTAGTGGCGAACCCACCACCCGGATTTAGTACAAAAGGTATTGTGGGAAGTTTCTTACATTCTCTAGCGGCTGGATTCAACAAAGAAGAGTTCCGTACCTTGACGGAAACTATGTCGATGGGAAACTAGAAGCAAACCACTGCAAGAGCTCCATACAACGACCCAATTTTCGGGGGTGCTATGTTGTTCCCCCATAGGAAAATCAAGCTTTGTGGCGGTCGGATTTACATCGGCAAAACTGACGGAgtattagtttaatcaaatcaatcacaaatctaactttcatttgctttttgaattaaattaaaaattaattaaaaatattgtaattcagttttttacttttcgtagaCGATCTTGGACTTAACTGCTATTCTTCGGCATAATtgttaattccttgttttatactccttccgtccctaaataagtgtccgacgcgcaaaattaggccttacaaaatatgcatatttttcattaaaaaatttaattttttttcacaatctaatagaatttattgctatctattgatctgtgaaaagaatttgatttttttaacgaaacaaatgcatctttttgaaagCTTAGGTTtgcgcgccgaacacttatttagggacggagggagtaaattatattgagaaatgattttgccactcttttttttgttaacgccactctcctgtaagtgtatttttggtgcaaaaatgcaaaaacacacttgcagaggagtgacgttaacaaaaaaggaagagacaaaatcaacagccattatatttttaataaaaaactaaacACCATCCAACTTGAAGAAATCGTCCAAAATCCCCAGTTTTTTCAGTCAGGTCACATCCGTGCTCTTCTTTCTAGACTTTATGAATCAGTAAACCAAATTATTACACTTCGAATGCATAACATAAGCAGTGATCTCGTACCCCAAGAAGAAAAGTGAGAGAGGGGACGAAAATTTTTTACACTTGGACTTTCCAGGCTGCTGTAGCAAATAGAtgtgggtttttattttttatttttgtacagAATAAATGGCCGCATGTACATCTATACAATCTTTCTGAATTTGCATTTCATATCAGTTGAAATTAAGGAAGTTTACTTGTGGATAGTACTAACGCGTGTCACGATGGACACTGCTACGACACTTTTCAAACAATCCCTCATTCTAAtttttagttgaaaatttttAGTCCAAAATTGGGGAAGAATTAATTAAGCACTCATTAATTCATATCCAATTAATTAACCACACATACTGTCAAGTACACTTGTTAACAACCGGCTCATGGTATTTGTTTTTCTGTGTTATTGCCTTCCGTTACAAGGGCTACAACAGAAAGGTGGTAGCAGCATCATTTCTCTAGTATCACTTAGCAAGAGAAATACAGAGACTAAATAATAGAGTAGCTGTAGTTCTTAAATAAACAACCATGCACCCGATGTTGTAGGTATCACTTGAAAGAaaacttgaaaatgaaaattacttCTTGAAAAACTAATATAACACACACGGACAAACAGTATAGTACAAGCACTGATAATAGATTCAGTTTCTTCGCCCCTTCCTTTTCGGCCTCTTTGGAGTTTTCATTGCCCTTTCAAAGATCGCAACGAACCGTTCATGATACCTCGTGGTCAGCGTGTGCCCAATAACCAACCCAACAATTAGCCCACTCCCATATCCCATCATTATGACCATCCAGTACATACTCCTCGAAAACTCTGAACCATCGCCTTGCGAGCTGTGtcgcggtggtggtgggggtgacGTTTCTGAATTCCCGCATAACATCGTTAGGGGGACACCACACAATCCCATATTCCCACCATATGAACTATTATCAAATGTATCGAATTGTTTACCTCGAGGTATGGGGCCCGTGAGACGGTTATGAGAAACATCTAGGACTGAGAGGAAAGTGAGTTTGGTTAGCTGCTGAGGGATCTGTCCTGAGAGCAGGTTTTGAGATAGGTCCAACGATTCCAGGTCCATCAGATTTGCCAAGAAAGACGGGATGGTGCCAATGAGGTTGTTATTGGAAATGTTTAGTGCTTGAAGTCCACCGAGACTTCCGAGGGATTTTGGAATTTCTCCGTTGAATTTGTTGTTTGAAAGATCAACAGCTACAAACACACTTTGGATCTTCTCATAAAACCTTTTCGTCCTTTTAATAGAAATTGTTACTGAATAGGTAAAACGCCATCTGTAAATAACGTTTTTGACGATTACAAATAGTGGTTTATACACATGCATGTATGCTGGATTCTCTTTCGTGACCACTTTCATTGCATTCCAATTCTGGAAGTACTCTGATGGCAATGTACCAGAGAAACCATTGTGTGAGAGGTCAATGATCCGCAACTTCGGAAACTTCAAATTAGTCTTAGGATTC is a window encoding:
- the LOC131312447 gene encoding agamous-like MADS-box protein AGL80 is translated as MTRTKVNLEYIAKDAERKSTFKRRKKGLMKKAEELSILCEVDACAIIFCPYDLEPDVWPSQLEAQPIIAKLRNMSLFGQNRRMIDQKDFISQQLTRVNELVAKQHREVRHKEMTNIMFECLNGKGFEYLNMSDLNDLNSLLSQNIRAIERRI
- the LOC131316238 gene encoding F-box/kelch-repeat protein At3g06240-like, producing MSNDRTIPQDLITYNILSRLPVKSLYRFKCVSPLWKSLISDPHFVKTHLNQTKTKNSNYPEQKIVILSRFGNLNSVDYNDVNPTSTKLEFPSVEQHDTEKWVKVLSSCDGLLLVSRSDKSIFLLNPSTRECKKLLVCPFVQNSNSYGVPNVYGLGYDSSTDDYKVVLTLSSFYENGCSITTLAVYSLKTNAWRRREDFHRYIVGNSGGVFLNGCLHYLSWNGNGSNFIITAFDLSGEIFKEVPMPTPLGRCESGDYDYYDVVVLGGSLCLVSERGNKVCMMKEYGVRESWTKFTMCSGLSVFDVVGMLAKDEFLLFDTYGEKHLVVYNPQKFTERDIVICGIPTKFRYGGTYVESLISPFHVGGIGRKL